A stretch of Thermoplasmatales archaeon DNA encodes these proteins:
- a CDS encoding cobalamin biosynthesis protein encodes MINLHINFFLDQIIILIGALILDVVIGEFPEKIHPVVWTGKLIESLEPHFRKSRNKLLSGTLLVVFVEILFVGAMVIINCKLFYITIIYIIVSVFFLKSSFAFRSMRDHIEPIISSIEKNDLEKARLFLSRTVRRETAGLPRELICSAAIETISEGLVDGFTGPLFYFSFFFLPGSFFYRVANTFDSEIGYNDDKNKLFGRFAAHLDTLLNYVPSRLTAHISYISAYILGLRPRSLQLFTVSRKTASRNAGWPMGAFSNIIGVRLEKKGEYILNDDFRYPDVEDVRTALKLHSLTSAVFTLVITVPILIFLYIFL; translated from the coding sequence ATGATCAACCTTCACATTAATTTCTTTTTAGATCAGATCATCATACTTATAGGGGCATTGATTCTAGATGTTGTCATAGGTGAATTCCCAGAAAAGATCCACCCAGTTGTCTGGACAGGAAAACTAATAGAATCTCTTGAACCTCATTTTCGAAAATCACGGAACAAACTGTTATCTGGTACTCTTCTTGTGGTATTTGTCGAGATATTATTTGTCGGTGCGATGGTAATAATTAATTGTAAGTTATTTTATATAACAATCATATATATTATTGTATCAGTATTCTTCCTGAAGAGTTCATTTGCGTTCAGAAGCATGAGAGATCACATTGAGCCCATAATTTCTTCAATTGAAAAAAATGACCTAGAAAAAGCTAGATTATTTCTTTCCAGAACCGTTAGGCGGGAAACTGCCGGACTTCCCAGAGAGCTCATTTGTTCAGCGGCCATTGAGACAATTTCAGAGGGGTTGGTAGATGGTTTCACCGGCCCATTGTTTTATTTCTCATTCTTCTTCTTACCGGGATCATTCTTCTATAGGGTTGCAAACACGTTCGACTCCGAGATTGGATACAATGATGATAAAAACAAGCTGTTTGGAAGGTTCGCTGCCCACCTGGATACATTGTTAAATTACGTACCATCTAGGTTAACAGCTCACATATCCTATATTTCTGCATACATTCTCGGATTAAGGCCAAGATCGTTGCAACTCTTTACAGTTTCCAGAAAAACCGCAAGTAGGAACGCGGGATGGCCTATGGGGGCATTTTCGAATATAATCGGCGTGAGATTAGAGAAGAAAGGAGAGTATATCTTGAATGATGATTTCCGATACCCAGATGTAGAGGATGTCCGAACAGCACTAAAACTTCATTCGCTTACTTCAGCAGTTTTTACCCTAGTTATAACAGTACCAATACTTATTTTCCTTTATATATTTTTATGA
- a CDS encoding aminotransferase class I/II-fold pyridoxal phosphate-dependent enzyme, translating into MKGNFEGHGGNIWEFAKKNHCKPSEVLDFSSNLNEFTKIDLSGFLKNNESLRSYPDTDTRNYLKPLADYVHLDPKKILLGPGLTYLIYRINQLFYGSKVAIVQPTFSEHKKSALINHSRVYETSWSRENSMENLLSTLNGINYDLLFITNPSNPVGDLVSENDLEAIIDLDHKKHALTFIDEAFIDFVNFQSPSFQGRMITDYGDVIFGRSLTKLFGFASIRLGYLLSSREILMRIEKLMEPWTVGQYALDLVNSVDYNAFKKLPSLVEKERKFTANKLTSIGFKIISHPKANFFCTIPPKNINAHYLASELMGNRILVKEVRIPYERRIALRFSVKTRDKNKALIDAIQEIIGKRMQKISGRE; encoded by the coding sequence TTGAAAGGCAACTTCGAGGGACATGGAGGAAACATCTGGGAATTCGCAAAGAAAAACCACTGTAAGCCATCTGAGGTCTTAGATTTTAGCTCAAATTTGAATGAATTTACGAAAATCGACTTATCTGGATTTCTTAAGAACAATGAATCACTGCGATCTTATCCGGATACCGATACGAGAAATTATCTAAAACCGTTGGCAGACTACGTTCATTTAGATCCGAAGAAGATACTTCTTGGACCAGGCCTTACTTATCTGATATACCGAATAAATCAGCTCTTTTATGGAAGTAAAGTGGCAATTGTTCAACCCACGTTTTCAGAGCACAAGAAAAGCGCACTTATCAACCATTCCAGGGTGTATGAGACCTCGTGGAGCAGAGAAAATTCCATGGAAAATTTACTTTCAACACTCAACGGAATAAATTATGATCTATTATTCATAACAAACCCATCAAACCCAGTTGGTGATCTTGTTTCTGAAAATGACCTGGAGGCGATCATTGATCTCGATCACAAAAAGCACGCTTTGACATTCATTGACGAAGCTTTCATAGATTTTGTTAATTTCCAGAGCCCGTCATTTCAAGGGCGAATGATTACAGATTATGGAGATGTGATATTTGGCCGTTCACTCACAAAACTCTTCGGATTCGCGTCTATAAGACTAGGTTATCTGCTTTCCAGCAGAGAGATACTAATGAGAATAGAAAAACTGATGGAACCATGGACTGTTGGACAGTATGCTCTCGACCTGGTAAACAGCGTTGATTATAATGCGTTTAAGAAACTTCCCTCTTTAGTCGAGAAAGAGAGAAAATTTACAGCAAACAAACTGACTTCTATAGGATTTAAAATCATTTCGCATCCAAAGGCTAATTTCTTTTGCACTATTCCACCGAAGAATATTAACGCCCATTATTTAGCCTCCGAGTTGATGGGAAATAGGATCCTTGTAAAAGAAGTCAGGATTCCATACGAAAGAAGAATAGCCCTGAGATTCTCCGTTAAAACAAGAGATAAGAATAAGGCTCTAATTGACGCAATCCAGGAGATAATTGGAAAGCGCATGCAGAAGATAAGTGGTCGTGAATGA
- a CDS encoding MFS transporter — MHTSYQKFLLISVTASFFMWGLIATIGPLSLNFPFLVHESIPVKTSILVTGPAFLVFGNVLMGFIADRIGRKKVFIVTMIAYALGIIIVVLATNFFVLLPGLALSQFGVGGEEPPSLSLVAEDFPAVERAKQLTLVANFSNIGSAFISGLMIYESFFSTQLHSFLVSLFGPLSFLSDLTFRFFLLVSSIALIIILVYSRLSLPESYRWLNVKGRKKEAENEKKKLNYKNDKEILVKPMISFAIIIMAVVGVSQYATDGLMSYIVGPVVFPNLIAQIIFVSNVGASIAGVAAMFIIGRFPRKNYLLYSFIGGVISIGIILVFYRSLTNVAIFYPLLFINLAFSEFAWSARTTLEPETVPTRLRATYIGVMRIAPITVYEIFVFLTSYFNVGVFDFVLINMLLWILGLGAASLWYFRGYETRNADIDYQ, encoded by the coding sequence ATGCACACGAGTTACCAGAAATTTCTCCTGATTTCTGTAACTGCAAGTTTCTTTATGTGGGGATTGATCGCAACTATCGGTCCACTGTCTCTGAATTTCCCATTTCTTGTTCATGAATCCATTCCCGTTAAAACTTCAATACTTGTTACAGGGCCTGCATTTCTCGTTTTTGGAAACGTATTGATGGGTTTTATCGCCGATAGGATAGGTCGTAAGAAAGTATTTATTGTAACTATGATAGCATACGCCCTTGGCATAATCATAGTTGTTCTAGCCACAAATTTCTTTGTTCTGCTTCCTGGATTAGCTCTTTCCCAATTCGGAGTTGGTGGTGAAGAACCGCCTAGTCTCTCTCTCGTTGCGGAGGATTTCCCGGCAGTCGAGCGAGCCAAGCAATTGACACTCGTCGCCAACTTCAGCAATATAGGTAGCGCTTTTATCTCTGGCCTCATGATATATGAGAGTTTCTTTAGCACTCAACTTCATTCCTTCCTGGTTTCGCTATTCGGTCCTTTATCTTTCCTCTCCGATCTGACGTTCAGGTTTTTCTTACTGGTATCGAGTATAGCTTTGATCATAATCTTGGTTTACTCCAGACTCTCACTGCCAGAGTCATATCGCTGGCTGAACGTTAAGGGCAGAAAAAAGGAAGCCGAGAACGAGAAGAAGAAGCTCAATTACAAGAACGATAAAGAAATCCTTGTCAAACCCATGATATCATTCGCCATTATCATAATGGCTGTTGTTGGGGTCTCCCAGTATGCCACAGATGGGCTTATGTCTTATATCGTCGGTCCCGTCGTTTTCCCAAACCTAATTGCGCAAATCATATTTGTTTCCAATGTTGGGGCATCCATTGCTGGCGTTGCAGCAATGTTCATCATTGGGAGATTCCCTCGCAAGAATTATCTTCTATATTCATTTATCGGTGGCGTTATCTCCATAGGGATCATATTGGTTTTCTACCGTTCCCTGACCAATGTAGCTATATTCTATCCTTTGCTGTTTATAAACCTCGCGTTCAGCGAGTTTGCGTGGTCTGCTAGAACCACTCTCGAACCGGAAACCGTTCCGACAAGATTACGCGCTACATATATTGGGGTTATGCGTATTGCTCCGATTACTGTTTATGAGATATTTGTGTTTCTTACATCTTATTTCAATGTTGGAGTCTTTGACTTTGTCCTCATAAATATGCTACTTTGGATCCTTGGACTTGGCGCGGCTTCATTATGGTACTTTAGAGGTTATGAAACCAGAAATGCAGACATAGATTATCAATGA
- a CDS encoding nicotinate-nucleotide--dimethylbenzimidazole phosphoribosyltransferase, producing MSNKLRLENSAFVLLAGNTKLSLIPGLTAAGASPELTFMTPAVDSEILLNGKSVTMREPPMTPDGIPTPAIVTRGCLQLVDIPVIVVNAGMAIKPNVPFIETGLNSAEDPRITIGAPFFDMAVNSGYYIGSSILRRFDSVFLAESVPGGTTTALLTLRSLGLDLKTSTTFRVNPDELKEQIVKDTLGMRPLSPPSFLDSVKFYGDYMMALSLGISAALKDHWIYFSGGTQMATVYYLDKMISGSNSRRSVITTRWIMEDQRKTMKTLCGDNLIESNLDFHLSKEDGFKKFEEGHVKEGVGMGAAYLIAKESSPEKTIMKSVEETYEQLS from the coding sequence ATGAGTAATAAGTTGAGGCTAGAGAATTCAGCATTCGTGCTTCTTGCAGGGAACACGAAACTTTCACTAATTCCTGGCTTAACTGCGGCTGGAGCTTCGCCCGAACTGACCTTCATGACACCAGCTGTAGATTCAGAAATTCTCCTGAATGGGAAATCCGTGACGATGAGAGAGCCGCCCATGACTCCGGATGGCATTCCAACACCAGCTATCGTCACCCGGGGATGCCTGCAGCTTGTGGATATACCTGTAATCGTTGTGAATGCTGGGATGGCCATTAAGCCTAATGTACCGTTTATAGAAACTGGCCTAAATTCAGCAGAAGATCCAAGGATTACAATTGGAGCCCCTTTTTTTGATATGGCTGTCAACAGCGGTTACTATATCGGGAGCTCCATTCTCAGAAGGTTTGATTCCGTATTCCTGGCAGAAAGTGTTCCGGGAGGTACTACCACGGCCTTGCTTACACTGCGATCACTTGGGCTGGACTTAAAAACAAGCACTACTTTCCGAGTTAACCCAGATGAATTAAAGGAACAGATCGTGAAAGACACCCTGGGAATGAGGCCACTTTCCCCACCAAGTTTCCTGGATTCCGTAAAATTCTATGGAGACTATATGATGGCTCTCTCATTAGGGATCAGTGCCGCATTAAAGGATCACTGGATATATTTTTCCGGTGGAACGCAGATGGCAACAGTATACTATCTGGACAAGATGATATCAGGCTCAAATAGCAGGAGATCGGTAATCACGACTCGATGGATAATGGAAGATCAGAGGAAAACTATGAAAACTCTCTGTGGGGATAACCTGATAGAATCGAATTTGGATTTTCACTTGTCCAAAGAAGATGGTTTTAAGAAATTTGAAGAAGGCCACGTAAAGGAAGGCGTTGGTATGGGGGCAGCATATCTCATAGCCAAAGAGAGC
- the cobS gene encoding adenosylcobinamide-GDP ribazoletransferase encodes MFNIKKFKCALSFFTIIPSRCDDITSGYSGYVSLVGAIIGLISGTAFYFLSFYVNVILAAAISLSLILLLSGFNHLDAVLDTGDAILVRGPFSRRLEVLKDHFLGAGGFGFAFVIYVVTFSSMASLIPLEGMITILLSEIIAKDSYILNSLKTKGLVPGGMFSQFKISVQQNWRLQILANFFLFIVLAVIFLPSLLIAGILALTAQYLIKTRIERSFGGINGDVLGFLGEITRAFFIFIAVILLLFEPLHFIPLTLLFSHL; translated from the coding sequence ATGTTCAATATCAAAAAATTCAAATGTGCCCTTTCCTTCTTTACAATTATACCTTCAAGATGTGATGATATAACCAGTGGCTATTCCGGATATGTTTCATTGGTTGGCGCGATCATCGGCCTAATATCCGGAACCGCGTTCTATTTTCTTTCTTTTTATGTTAATGTTATTCTTGCTGCAGCAATTTCGCTATCCCTTATACTCTTGCTTTCCGGCTTTAATCATCTTGATGCTGTTCTTGATACAGGCGATGCGATACTCGTTCGTGGTCCATTTTCGAGAAGGTTGGAGGTTTTAAAAGACCATTTTCTTGGTGCAGGTGGTTTCGGCTTTGCCTTTGTGATTTATGTCGTCACTTTCTCCTCCATGGCCTCTCTCATCCCACTAGAAGGCATGATCACAATATTACTTTCCGAGATTATTGCAAAAGATTCATACATTTTAAATTCGTTAAAAACGAAGGGCCTGGTCCCTGGAGGTATGTTTTCACAATTCAAGATTTCGGTTCAGCAAAATTGGAGATTGCAGATTCTGGCCAATTTTTTCCTTTTTATAGTACTTGCCGTGATTTTCCTGCCATCCCTTTTAATTGCCGGAATACTAGCTTTGACAGCGCAATACTTAATAAAAACAAGGATTGAACGCTCATTTGGAGGAATTAATGGTGACGTTCTGGGATTTTTGGGGGAGATAACCAGAGCGTTTTTTATTTTCATAGCCGTAATTCTCCTCCTCTTTGAGCCGTTACACTTCATTCCACTGACGCTTTTGTTCTCTCACCTTTAG